From a single Bacillus pumilus genomic region:
- a CDS encoding transporter substrate-binding domain-containing protein, which produces MKKSLLLIMGLIVVLVMAACGSKSDSDSGEGKGTYKIGIDTTYPPFEFEKGGKYEGIDVDLINAIAKDQGFKVKLEAMDFSGIIPAMQAGQLDVGMGGMSITDERKKKVDFSDPYFDAGLTVVVKKDSSIQSIDDLKGKKLAVKNGTTGAKFASDNADKYGYEVVQFNDSPSMFQEVSNGNADALIEDYPVITYAIAQQDLKLKTAGDRLNGDQYGISVMKGKNQDLLKKINKGLENLKKNGEYDKIIDKYLKS; this is translated from the coding sequence ATGAAAAAATCGTTGTTACTGATCATGGGACTCATTGTTGTGCTCGTCATGGCAGCCTGTGGATCAAAATCGGACAGTGATTCGGGAGAAGGCAAAGGCACATATAAAATTGGGATAGATACAACCTATCCGCCATTTGAATTTGAAAAGGGCGGTAAATACGAAGGAATAGACGTTGATTTGATTAACGCAATTGCAAAAGATCAAGGCTTCAAAGTGAAGCTAGAAGCCATGGACTTCTCAGGCATTATTCCAGCGATGCAGGCAGGTCAGTTGGATGTAGGTATGGGCGGGATGAGTATCACAGATGAACGTAAGAAGAAAGTAGACTTCTCAGATCCGTACTTTGACGCTGGGCTGACAGTAGTTGTGAAAAAGGACAGCAGCATTCAATCAATTGATGATTTAAAGGGGAAAAAGCTAGCTGTTAAAAACGGGACGACAGGTGCTAAATTTGCATCAGATAACGCAGATAAATATGGGTATGAAGTAGTTCAATTTAACGACAGCCCATCGATGTTCCAGGAAGTTTCAAACGGAAATGCAGATGCCTTAATTGAAGATTATCCTGTCATTACGTACGCGATCGCACAGCAAGATTTAAAATTGAAAACAGCTGGAGACCGGTTGAATGGAGACCAGTATGGTATATCTGTTATGAAGGGGAAAAACCAAGACCTATTGAAGAAGATCAATAAAGGGCTGGAGAACTTAAAGAAAAACGGTGAATATGACAAAATTATTGATAAATATTTGAAGTCATAA